The Gemmobacter sp. DNA window CCTGCGTCCCGCCCAGCATCAAGGAATAGCCGCGCGTCAGGCCGAAAACCCCGCCGCTGGTGCCGCAATCAGCCATCAGGATACCACGTTTGGCCAAGCTGCCAGCGCGGGCGACGCTTTCCTTGAAATGGCTGTTGCCGCCGTCCACGATCACATCATCAGGACCGCAGAAGCCCGCCAACTCGTCCAAGACCTGCCCGGTTACTTCGCCAGCAGGCACCATCAGCCAGATCACCCGCGGCGGGGTTAGTGCGGCAACCAAGGCGGGCAGATCGGGCCATGCCGTAGCACCGGTCTCGGCAGCAATCTCTTCGCGCGTTGCGGCGGAATTGGCGAAGATGTGACAATGATGCCCGGCCTTTGACAACCGGCGCACCATATTGCCGCCCATGCGGCCAAGACCAACAAAGCCCAGTTCCATCCAGTTCTCCTCTCGTCATTGTAACGGCGGGACAAGGCCCGCCGGATAAGTTCAGCCGACCTGCACGCCCCGCCAGAAGGCCACACGGCCCTTGATCTCGGCGGCGGCAGACTTGGGGATCGGGTAGAACCAGGCGGCATCGGTATTGGTCTGGCCATCCACGTTCAGCGAGTAATACGAGGCGGTGCCTTTCCAGGGGCACACGCTGTGGCGCTCGCTGGCGACCAGATACTCGGGTTTTACGCTTTCCAGCGGGAAGTAGTGATTTCCTTCGACCACGACCGTGTCATCGCTTTCCGCGACCACCTGCCCGTTCCAGATTGCCTTGACCATGATTTCCTCCGAAAGTCAGGGTGAATGATCCATCACGGCGCGCACGCGCGACCGCAGGGCCGGGATCAGCTCGGCCTCGAACCAGGAGTTTCGGCGCAGGAAGGCATTGTTGCGCCACGAGGGGTGCGGCAGGGGCAGCACATCAGGCCACCACTGCCGCCAGTTGGCGACGGTTGCCGTAACGCCCGCCTCGCGGGTTGCTTGGCCCAGATGCCAGCCCTGGGCATAACCGCCGATGACGATGGTCAGCACGACATGCCCGATCGCCTTCAAAACGTCGGCCCGCCAGGCCTGCGCACAGCGGGGCGGGGGCGGCAGATCGCTGCCTTTGGCGTCATAGCCGGGGAAACAAAACGCCATGGGCACCACGGAAACCCGGTCGCGGTCATAAAATTCTTCCCGCGAAAGCCCCATCCAGTCGCGCAGCCGATCACCCGAACGATCATCGAAAGGTACGCCGGATTCATGCACCCTGAGGCCAGGTGCCTGCCCGACGATCAATATCCGCACGCCGCTGCGAAACCAGACAATAGGGCGTGGTTCGTGATGGGTCGCGGTCTGGGCGAATTCCGCCGCGCACAGGCGACAGATGCGAATCCGGTTGGCAATCTGGGGCTCGTGCGTAGTCATTCCCGATACCTCTGTTCTTTCCAGGGATCGCCATAATTGTGATAGCCAAGCTTTTCCCAATAGCCCTTGTAGTCGAAGGGGCTGAAATGTAGCCCGCGTAACCATTTTGCACTTTTCCAGAAATAGAGGCCGGGCACCACAAGCCGGGCCGGGCCACCGTGGTCTTCCGCCAGCGGCTGCCCCTCGTATTCAGTGGCGACAAAGGCCTTGTCTTCCAGAAGATCGGCCAGTCGCAGGTTGGCGGAATAGCTGCCATCCGCCCTCGCCTGAACATAGGTCGCCTCGGGCCTCGGCCCGACAAGATCGGCCAGCAAGGTAACCGACACTCCCCGCCAGCGCGTGTCCAGCTTGGACCAGCGCGTGACGCAGTGGATATCCACGATAAACTCTTGCTGCGGCAAGGCCATGAGACCCTGCCAATCCAGAGCGACCGGCTGGGCAACATCGCCATCCAGCGTCAGCGACCAGATTTCCTTACCTCCTGTGGTAGGGGTGCCGGCCGTCATCACCGGAAACTTCTGCGTGACCACCTGATTGGGCGGCAGGCGCGGACGCCCGTCCTTTAGATACTCGGTCATCGTCGCGGTCCCTGCTCAAAGCACCTCATCGATTTGCAGCTTTCGGCCGCGGAATTCGCAGGTCTCGCCCGCCCGCTTACCCTCGAGCGCCGCATAGATCGGCGCGGCCTGCGAGATGCCGACAAACTGCTTGCCCTGGCAGATGAACTCTGCGGTCGAGACGCCGATCACCAGATAGCGGTCGCCGATGCGCACTGCCGCGCCTGGAACAACCTCGTCCTTGGGGCCGAAATCCAGCGATTGCAGCGCCGCGATCTTGGCCTGGGCCTCGTGCTCACGGTCGTCGAAGGCCTCGGCCAGATCTGCGGCGGTTTCGGCCTGCGCCTGTTCGTCGTTTTCGACGGGTTCCGAGCGGTCCAGCCGCGCCGAAGCGAGGAAGCGTTCATAAGTCTTGTGGGCCTGCGCAAGCTCGGCCCCGGTCAGAGCCAGCATCGTAGTGCGGAGGTGGGACTTGTCGATCATTTTCATTCCTTTAGTTTGGCTTTCAGTCTGGGATCGGTCTGGACTGCCGTCGCCACCGGAAAGCGCGGCGGGCATGGGGGAGTGACGAGATATGGGCGCTGCTTTGTCGATTGTGATCCTGTTCACGGTCACGACTACTATCGTCCGCATCGCTGGGCTCGTACTGGAACACAGCGGCATCCCGCGGCATGTCGCCAGGCTTCAGGCGGTGTCCGCGCTGACGGGGGCTGGGTTCACCACAAGCGAATCCGAACTCTTGCTGCAAACCCCGGAACGGCGCCATGTGCTGGTCGCTCTGATGGTTACCGGCAGCATCGGGCTCGGCTCTCTGATTGCAACGGTGGTCGTAGGCGCTTTTGGTGTCAGCACGTCGATGACAGGATTGCTCGGGCAGTTGGGCGCGGTCGCCGCTGCCATTATCTATCTGCGCTATGTGCTGCTGACGCCTTGGGCAGACCGGCTGATCTGCAGCTTGGCCTCGCGCTGGCTGTCGCGTACGGGCGCGGGTAAACTGCCGTTCCTTGTGCTTCATCGGTTGGGCGAAGATGCGATGATTGCCGAACATCGGTTGGTTCGCCACCCCCCGGAAAACCGCGCCGACTGGGGCGCAGCGGCCGGTCTGATCCCGGTCGCGCTGCGCAATGCAGACGGAATAGTCCATAACGGATGGAGTGGGCTGGCAGGCGAGGGGCAGAATGTCATCCTTTGCGGCCGACTTGAGGCCCATGCCGCCTTTGCCACGGCCTTTGGGACCACCATCGAAAACCGGGGGCACTGAAACCACATGGACACCGCCCGCACCACGCCTGGCTTCCTGCATCTGTTGCCACTGAAAGGTGGCGGCGAATGGCTGCACATGTGCATCCGCCACACGGAGACTTCGGGTTATCTGATGGACGAAGCGGCGCTGGACGATCTGATCGTCGATGCGCTGATGGAAGAGGACACCCGCTCGCGTATCAGGGTGCGCGACGAGGGGATCATGGTCCTTCTGAAGGCCATGCATCTGCGCGGAGAGGAAATGGCGCGCCCCGAAGACATGATCTCGATGCGATTGTGGCTGACGCCCCATCGGGTGATCAGCACGCGCGAGGCCGATGTCGATCCGATCGTTGAAATTGCGACGCGCCTGACGAACGACGGCGGTCCCACCACACCAGGTGCCTTTCTGGCCGATCTGGTGGAGGAGCATCTGGATGAGATTGAGACGCAGGTCGAGATGATCGAGGATGACACCACACAGATCGCCCAGATGATCGGCAACCACCAGCTGGAATTCGCCTGCCCGAACATGGCCGATACCGAAACTCGCATCAGCGGCTTTCTGCGGCATCTGGCGCCGCAGCGTCCAGTGCTGGAAACGCTTTCGACCCTGCACCACCCGGTTCTGGACGACCGCAGCCGCGCCCGGCTTGACGATGGGTTGAACCGACTGCTGCGGTATCTTGAAACGCTGCAGAACCTGCGCGAACAGATTGCCATCCTGAACGATCAGGTCAGCCGTATCCAGGACCGTCGGTTGAACCGCTCGTCCTACGCCTTTGCCGCAGCGGCGACGATCTTTCTGCCGCTTGGCTTTGTGACCGGCCTGTTCGGGGTGAATCTGATGGGGCTGCCGTTGGAAGACAGCCCGCAGGGATTCTGGATCCTGACAGCCATTTGCCTTGCGCTCAGCCTTGGGCTGCTGGCGCTGTTTCGTTGGCGTAAATGGCTGTGAAAGGATCTGGCTGATCACAAGGTCCCCCGGGGTGGCTTGCTGTGGTGTTCCACCACTTCGGCAACGATCACATCGTATTCGGTAAAGACATCGGCCTTGCCGCGCTCTTTGGCGTATTTGTGTTCGGGATGGACATCCCATTCTTCAATGGCGTCGAAGCTTTCGAAATAGCCGATCAAGACCTTTTCGCCGTCATCGGCGGTAAAGACCTTGTGGCTGATGTAGCCGTTTAGACCGCGCACAACGGTGACCATACGTGCATAAAGATCATCGAACTCGCCCTGAAAATCCGGGTCGACGCGGTGGCGGAATACCTCGACATGCATCGCCATTCTTACTTTCCTTTCTACATCTGGTTGCGGGTTTGCCCGATGCGACGGGCCAAGGGATTTGCGGTGATACCGTGCATGATGATCGAAAACCCGACAGTCAGTGACACGCAGGCCAGCAGCTCTTCCTCGTTGGGGAAATCGAACTCGGCCATCATCAGCAGAGTGAACAGGATCGAGGCCAGGCCGCGCGGGCCGAACCAGCCCAGAAACAGTTTTTCCCGCAGGGGCAACCCGGTCCCGGTAAGCGAGATCGCGATGGGCAGGATCCGGACAACCGTCAGGAACAACACACCGAGGATAACTGTTGTCACCCCCGCGTGGGCAATACCGTCCGGTAGCAGGAACGCTCCGAAGACAAGAAAGGCGGCCATGGTCAGAAGCTGGCCCACGCCTTCCATGAATTCACCGATGAAATGAATGTCATGGCGATAGGTATTTCCGAAGGTCATCCCGGCGACAAAGGCGGCTACAAAGCCATTTCCACCCAGCAAAGCAGCCGAGACATAGGCCGAAAAGGCCGAAAGGACAAACAGCACAGCCCCCGCCGAGACCTGCATCAGGTTGCGGGTCTGTGACCAGTCCATTGCCTTTGCTGTCGCCCAGCCGGTGACAACACCAGCGAGTACGCCAAAGGTCACCTCGGTCAGCGCCTCGACCGCGAGATGCAGGCCCGACACCGGTTCATGGCCTACCATCGTCGAGGCAAGCGTAGCCCCCAGCACGACAAAGGGTAGTGCCAGCCCGTCGTTCAGCCCGCTTTCGACGTTGATCGTCTGCCCGAGATGTTCGGGAACCTCAGGGTTCGTCACGACCGCCTGTCCCAGTGCCGCGTCCGTGGGGGTCAGAACCGCCGCTGTCAAAAGGGCCATGGCAAGGCTTGTGCCCGGGTTCAGCCCAAAGGCCACCACCGTTCCAAGGGCGACTGTGAGGGGCATACCGACCACCAGCATCCGCGCGGGCAGCGCCCAGTTCATCCGCAACCGACGAAACTGCACGTGGCTCGCATCTGCAAACAGCACAAGGATGAGCGTCACCTCGGCCAGAATAATCTTGCCCTCATGCACGGTGCCGGGCGGCAGGGTAGCCTGCAATGGCCCGCTCAGGGCAAGTCCCAATCCGGTGAAAAGGATCGGCAAGGTCAACACCGTCCGCGACAGCCGCTTGCTGAACAGCGAATAGGCAGCAAAGGCCGCGAGGATGGCCAGCATCTCAATCAATGGTCACGGCCTCCCGCCGAAGACTTGCGAAACGGGCCCGCAAGAGGGCCAGCTTGGGTTCGATATAGGCCTCGCAGAACGGGCCTCCGCGGTTGTGGTCGTAGTAGTTGCGGAACCGTTCATCCGATGGCTTGAAGGCCCGGAACGGCAGGACTGAGGTCACGAACACACTGTCGGTCTGCGCCGCAAGATCGGCGAGGATCCGGCGGGCGGCGGCGGCATCGGTTTCCTCCCTTGCATAGATCGCGCTGCGATATTTCCCGCGCATCTTGTGATTTGACATGCTGGCATGTGTCGCCAGATGGACCGCGATCAGATCGTCAAATCCGATCTGGTCCGGATCCCATGTGACGCTCACCGCCTCGGAAAAGGTCTCCTGCGGCGGATCGGCGGCAATAAAGCCCTGGGCGACCCTGGCCACCCCCCGCAGTGATTGGAACACCGCCTCGGTGCACCAATGGCAACCGCCTCCGAACCCTGCACTGGCCATTGTCAATCACACCTCGACTGGAACTGCACCCTGGGCCAGCTTGAGCCGGGTCCAGAGGTTCATGTTGATCACGACCGCGGCGATCTCGGCTATGGCAGTCTGGTCAAAATGTGTGGTCAGGGCGGCATGGCGGGCGGGAAAGACGGTCAGATCATAGGCTGTCAGCGCCTCAGCATAGGCCAGCGCGCAGCGCTCAGCGTCCGAAAACATCGTACTTTCCCGCCAGGAGGCCAGATGAGCCACTTTTTCGAGGCCAATACCGCGTTCCTGAGCGGCCTTGGTATGCAGGATCAGGCAGTAAGAGCAGGGGTTCATCTGCGCGACCCGAAGCCGCAGGAGTTGGGCCAGTTGCGCGTCGATCGACATATCGGCGGTATATCCGACCGAGGCCGCCATCTGCTTGGCAATCCCGTGAAATTCGATCAGGTCCGGATCAAAGCGGGTGTTCTCAAAATTGACAGTCATCACAACCTCCGAGGGCAAATTTTTGTCGCCACTCCGGGCGACTGGCGGCGATCTTCCGCAGGAAAGGACAAGTCAGCCGGATTTCATGCGGGCGGTACTGCACCAAATCGAAAACTTCGGTCGCAAAGCGGGTTCCTAGACCCGCGCCCCGCAACGAAGGGTCAGTTTCGATATGGCCCAACACCATGCGATCCCCCTGCCAGTGGTAGCTGACAAAGGCATCGCTGGGCGTCATGTGGCGGACAAAGCGGTGGCCGCGTTCGTCATGGACAAGCCCAGGATCATATAGCCCGGCGCGCGCAAGTTCCTTGTCCAATTTGGGCAAAGTCGGATTGCGCACCTTACGGCCCTTGATCTGAAAGGTGGGAAACTTGTCCGCACTTCCCGCCAACTCCGTCAGACGCCGCGCGGCATCTGGATCCTTGTCCACCTCGGCAAGTTCGTAGTCGAGTCCACGTTCGGCCAAGGCGGCCTGATAGAATCGCGTCTTGTGGCAGCGGTCCTCGCCGAAAAGCGTGATATCAGCCATCTGTGGCCTCAAGGGGCTTCAATCCGGCAAGGATCGTAGGCAAGAATTCCGCCACCGTGGGATGAACCGGCAGGGCCTGCTGCATGATCCGGTAGCTTGCGCCGGTCGCCATGAAATTCGTCAGCGCGGCGATGATCTCGTCGCCGGCAAATCCAAAGACGGTTGCGCCCAAGAACCGTTCGCTTTCGGCATCGACGATCAGCCGGATCAGGCCGATCGTCTCGCCCTCTTCCTTCGCACGGCTTACCCGCTCCATGGGCAGGTCGGAGATCAGGATGCGTTGTCCGTTGGCCACCAGCGCCTGCGCCTCAGCCCGGGTCAGCCCGACCCGACCGAGCGGTGGATCGGTGAACATGGCGTAGGTTGTAATGCGGGCGTCCGCGCCCTGCCACTGGTGCAGGTCGGTCAGCCCGTCGCGGTGGGCCAGCACGATTTCATGGTCGTGATAGGAGGTATGGGTAAAAGCGCCGCGCCGATTGATGTCGCCCAAGGCCCAGATGCCCGGCACCTCGGTCCTCAGTTGCGCATCGGTGACGATATACCCGCGCTTGTCGGCGGTCAGCCCGACCGAGGCGAGGTTCAGCTCATCGGTATTCGGCACCCGGCCGGTGGCAAACAGGATATGGCTGCCGGAAAGCTCCGTGCCATCCTCCAGCGTGACCATAACACCGCGCATCGATTTGCCAACCGAGTCTACGGGCGCGTTCAAGCGCAGGTCGATGCCCTCGGCGCGCATGATATCGGCGATGATGCCAGACACATCGGCATCTTCCCGCTCGGCCAGACGGTCAGCGCGGTGCAGGATGGTGACCTGAGATCCCAGACGCCGGAAGATCTGGCCAAGTTCCAGCCCAATATAGGATCCACCCACCACGATCAGATGGTCGGGCCTTTCAGTCAGCGCCAGAAGACTGGCATTGTTCAACGGTATGATGGTGTCGATCCCCGGAACCGGGGGCAGAAAGGGCCTTGT harbors:
- a CDS encoding molybdopterin-dependent oxidoreductase, with the translated sequence MTEYLKDGRPRLPPNQVVTQKFPVMTAGTPTTGGKEIWSLTLDGDVAQPVALDWQGLMALPQQEFIVDIHCVTRWSKLDTRWRGVSVTLLADLVGPRPEATYVQARADGSYSANLRLADLLEDKAFVATEYEGQPLAEDHGGPARLVVPGLYFWKSAKWLRGLHFSPFDYKGYWEKLGYHNYGDPWKEQRYRE
- a CDS encoding DUF427 domain-containing protein; amino-acid sequence: MVKAIWNGQVVAESDDTVVVEGNHYFPLESVKPEYLVASERHSVCPWKGTASYYSLNVDGQTNTDAAWFYPIPKSAAAEIKGRVAFWRGVQVG
- a CDS encoding antibiotic biosynthesis monooxygenase family protein produces the protein MAMHVEVFRHRVDPDFQGEFDDLYARMVTVVRGLNGYISHKVFTADDGEKVLIGYFESFDAIEEWDVHPEHKYAKERGKADVFTEYDVIVAEVVEHHSKPPRGTL
- a CDS encoding CorA family divalent cation transporter, coding for MDTARTTPGFLHLLPLKGGGEWLHMCIRHTETSGYLMDEAALDDLIVDALMEEDTRSRIRVRDEGIMVLLKAMHLRGEEMARPEDMISMRLWLTPHRVISTREADVDPIVEIATRLTNDGGPTTPGAFLADLVEEHLDEIETQVEMIEDDTTQIAQMIGNHQLEFACPNMADTETRISGFLRHLAPQRPVLETLSTLHHPVLDDRSRARLDDGLNRLLRYLETLQNLREQIAILNDQVSRIQDRRLNRSSYAFAAAATIFLPLGFVTGLFGVNLMGLPLEDSPQGFWILTAICLALSLGLLALFRWRKWL
- a CDS encoding mercuric reductase → MLEFDSIIIGSGQAAPSLAVGLARRGDKVALIEGDRLGGTCVNTGCTPTKTLRKSARVAHLARRAADFAVTTGQIEVDFLAAMERMRARSDAAREGLTSWLEGTEGITLVQGWGRFAGREVDGRFRVMVGDQGLLARQVYLNTGTRPFLPPVPGIDTIIPLNNASLLALTERPDHLIVVGGSYIGLELGQIFRRLGSQVTILHRADRLAEREDADVSGIIADIMRAEGIDLRLNAPVDSVGKSMRGVMVTLEDGTELSGSHILFATGRVPNTDELNLASVGLTADKRGYIVTDAQLRTEVPGIWALGDINRRGAFTHTSYHDHEIVLAHRDGLTDLHQWQGADARITTYAMFTDPPLGRVGLTRAEAQALVANGQRILISDLPMERVSRAKEEGETIGLIRLIVDAESERFLGATVFGFAGDEIIAALTNFMATGASYRIMQQALPVHPTVAEFLPTILAGLKPLEATDG
- a CDS encoding sodium:proton antiporter; the encoded protein is MLAILAAFAAYSLFSKRLSRTVLTLPILFTGLGLALSGPLQATLPPGTVHEGKIILAEVTLILVLFADASHVQFRRLRMNWALPARMLVVGMPLTVALGTVVAFGLNPGTSLAMALLTAAVLTPTDAALGQAVVTNPEVPEHLGQTINVESGLNDGLALPFVVLGATLASTMVGHEPVSGLHLAVEALTEVTFGVLAGVVTGWATAKAMDWSQTRNLMQVSAGAVLFVLSAFSAYVSAALLGGNGFVAAFVAGMTFGNTYRHDIHFIGEFMEGVGQLLTMAAFLVFGAFLLPDGIAHAGVTTVILGVLFLTVVRILPIAISLTGTGLPLREKLFLGWFGPRGLASILFTLLMMAEFDFPNEEELLACVSLTVGFSIIMHGITANPLARRIGQTRNQM
- a CDS encoding uracil-DNA glycosylase family protein — translated: MTTHEPQIANRIRICRLCAAEFAQTATHHEPRPIVWFRSGVRILIVGQAPGLRVHESGVPFDDRSGDRLRDWMGLSREEFYDRDRVSVVPMAFCFPGYDAKGSDLPPPPRCAQAWRADVLKAIGHVVLTIVIGGYAQGWHLGQATREAGVTATVANWRQWWPDVLPLPHPSWRNNAFLRRNSWFEAELIPALRSRVRAVMDHSP
- a CDS encoding carboxymuconolactone decarboxylase family protein yields the protein MTVNFENTRFDPDLIEFHGIAKQMAASVGYTADMSIDAQLAQLLRLRVAQMNPCSYCLILHTKAAQERGIGLEKVAHLASWRESTMFSDAERCALAYAEALTAYDLTVFPARHAALTTHFDQTAIAEIAAVVINMNLWTRLKLAQGAVPVEV
- a CDS encoding N-acetyltransferase, whose product is MADITLFGEDRCHKTRFYQAALAERGLDYELAEVDKDPDAARRLTELAGSADKFPTFQIKGRKVRNPTLPKLDKELARAGLYDPGLVHDERGHRFVRHMTPSDAFVSYHWQGDRMVLGHIETDPSLRGAGLGTRFATEVFDLVQYRPHEIRLTCPFLRKIAASRPEWRQKFALGGCDDCQF
- a CDS encoding peptide-methionine (S)-S-oxide reductase, whose product is MASAGFGGGCHWCTEAVFQSLRGVARVAQGFIAADPPQETFSEAVSVTWDPDQIGFDDLIAVHLATHASMSNHKMRGKYRSAIYAREETDAAAARRILADLAAQTDSVFVTSVLPFRAFKPSDERFRNYYDHNRGGPFCEAYIEPKLALLRARFASLRREAVTID